One genomic window of Haloferax mediterranei ATCC 33500 includes the following:
- a CDS encoding DUF7539 family protein, which translates to MEADRQLLQYARDQLDGWIYTARDRAYQELFAGDDAAVTAEERQLLDDIDAELVADGGNGLWGVDEYEIVLGHPKNHPLSVVCTRHPEIPVEWSRGGDSLTEPEREQFNDLLWDYSERVRKHLQTEVDEFVVNGGSIEE; encoded by the coding sequence ATGGAAGCTGACAGACAACTCCTCCAATACGCCCGGGACCAACTCGACGGGTGGATTTACACGGCTCGTGACCGGGCCTACCAAGAATTATTCGCCGGTGACGACGCCGCGGTCACAGCCGAGGAGCGACAGCTTCTGGACGATATCGACGCGGAACTCGTCGCCGACGGCGGGAACGGACTCTGGGGCGTCGACGAGTACGAAATCGTCCTTGGACATCCCAAGAACCACCCACTTTCGGTCGTCTGTACGAGACACCCGGAGATTCCAGTGGAGTGGTCCCGTGGCGGAGACAGCCTCACCGAACCGGAACGAGAACAGTTCAACGACCTCCTGTGGGACTACAGCGAACGCGTCCGGAAACACCTCCAGACAGAGGTCGACGAGTTCGTCGTGAACGGCGGGTCGATCGAAGAGTGA